The Martelella sp. AD-3 genome includes a region encoding these proteins:
- a CDS encoding sugar phosphate nucleotidyltransferase, protein MKIVVLMGGENLDIKGERYPLYMTEFNEELILERQIAALQTLEPSAIIFCVRSSDIHEFNVDDVIAQSAENGACVEVSGPTAGSVCTALLAAEQIDKDEEIILVAVDELIDADLTAIVKAFRDRKADAGVVSFRSVHPRYSFALLDDDGFVCEVAEKRPISKHALASFYYFRRGSDFVLCAQSVVRKDRKIKDAFFISQTINEMVLRHKKVAIEFIDNDQFHPVKTEMQLAQYISQLHEHREAFLH, encoded by the coding sequence ATGAAGATCGTGGTTCTGATGGGTGGCGAAAACCTCGACATCAAGGGCGAGCGCTATCCGCTCTACATGACCGAGTTCAACGAGGAACTCATTCTCGAACGCCAGATCGCGGCCTTGCAGACGCTTGAGCCGAGCGCGATCATCTTTTGCGTCAGAAGTTCCGATATTCACGAGTTCAATGTCGATGATGTGATCGCGCAGAGCGCGGAGAACGGCGCATGCGTCGAGGTGTCCGGCCCCACCGCCGGCTCGGTGTGCACGGCGCTCTTGGCCGCCGAGCAAATCGACAAGGACGAGGAGATCATTCTCGTCGCCGTGGACGAACTGATCGATGCGGACCTTACCGCGATCGTCAAGGCATTTCGCGACAGGAAGGCGGATGCCGGCGTCGTCTCCTTCCGTTCGGTCCACCCGCGCTATTCCTTCGCGCTTCTGGACGATGACGGCTTCGTCTGCGAGGTTGCCGAAAAGCGGCCGATCAGCAAGCATGCGCTTGCGAGCTTCTATTATTTCCGCAGGGGCAGCGATTTCGTGCTCTGCGCCCAGAGCGTGGTGCGCAAGGACCGGAAGATCAAGGATGCCTTTTTCATCAGCCAGACCATCAACGAAATGGTGCTGCGCCACAAGAAGGTTGCGATCGAGTTCATCGATAACGACCAGTTCCATCCGGTGAAGACGGAGATGCAGCTCGCCCAGTACATTTCGCAGCTGCATGAGCACAGGGAGGCGTTTCTGCATTGA
- a CDS encoding HAD family phosphatase: MAIKAVIFDMDGVLIEAKEWHYDALNRALGLFGYTIERHEHATVYDGLPTKVKLQRLSIDKNLPTYLHGFINEMKQRYTLEIIVERCRPRFDHEYALSRLKLEGYRLAVASNSMRDTVEQMMQKASLTPYLDFMLSNQDVKRSKPDPEIYLKAIEMLKLHPKECLIVEDNPNGLKAAEASGAHVMAVKDVDEVNYKGLKQRIAEIEAAGKSVGSAA; this comes from the coding sequence ATGGCGATAAAGGCAGTCATTTTCGATATGGACGGGGTGCTGATCGAGGCCAAGGAATGGCATTATGACGCGCTCAACCGGGCGCTCGGCCTGTTCGGCTACACGATCGAGCGCCACGAGCACGCCACCGTCTATGACGGGCTGCCGACCAAGGTGAAGCTGCAGCGCCTGTCCATCGACAAGAACCTGCCGACCTATCTGCATGGCTTCATCAACGAGATGAAGCAGCGTTACACGCTCGAAATCATCGTCGAGCGCTGCCGTCCGCGCTTCGATCACGAATACGCGCTTTCGCGGCTCAAGCTGGAGGGCTACCGGCTCGCCGTCGCCTCCAATTCGATGCGCGATACCGTTGAGCAGATGATGCAGAAGGCGAGCCTGACGCCCTATCTCGACTTCATGCTTTCCAACCAGGATGTGAAGCGGTCTAAGCCCGATCCGGAAATCTATCTGAAGGCGATAGAAATGCTGAAGCTCCATCCGAAGGAATGTCTCATCGTCGAGGACAACCCCAACGGGCTGAAGGCGGCGGAAGCCTCCGGCGCCCATGTGATGGCGGTCAAGGACGTTGACGAGGTCAACTACAAGGGCCTCAAGCAGCGTATCGCCGAGATCGAGGCGGCCGGCAAATCCGTGGGGTCAGCAGCATGA
- a CDS encoding glycosyltransferase family 2 protein — MLNIVVPMAGRGSRFADAGYTDPKPLIPVHGKPMIQVVVENLTPSVAHRFIFICQNGHIRDYGLEEKLKGLAEHVEIIGIDRVTEGQASTVLLAEELIDTDEPVMTVNSDQYIDADIDAYLGFMEDGRYDGLIMTMKADDPKWSFVREDEGRVVETAEKRVISDNAAVGIFNFRKGRDLVRASKKMIEDNVRINGEFYICPVYNYLIRDGLKIGHYSIGKEYDGMYGLGIPGDLDFFLKHPVSERVK; from the coding sequence GTGCTGAATATAGTTGTTCCGATGGCCGGCCGGGGAAGCCGGTTTGCCGATGCCGGCTACACGGATCCCAAGCCGTTGATCCCGGTGCACGGCAAGCCGATGATCCAGGTCGTGGTCGAAAACCTCACCCCCTCCGTGGCCCATCGCTTCATCTTCATCTGCCAGAATGGCCATATCCGGGACTATGGGCTTGAGGAAAAACTCAAGGGGTTGGCCGAACATGTCGAGATCATCGGCATCGATCGCGTCACCGAGGGGCAGGCCTCCACTGTGCTTCTGGCCGAGGAACTGATCGACACCGACGAGCCGGTGATGACGGTCAATTCCGATCAGTATATCGATGCCGACATCGACGCCTATCTCGGATTCATGGAGGATGGCCGCTATGACGGCCTGATCATGACCATGAAGGCCGACGATCCGAAATGGTCCTTCGTGCGCGAGGACGAGGGACGCGTTGTCGAAACCGCCGAAAAGAGGGTGATCTCCGACAATGCCGCCGTCGGCATCTTCAATTTTAGAAAAGGCCGCGATCTGGTGCGCGCGTCGAAAAAAATGATAGAGGACAATGTGCGGATCAACGGAGAGTTTTATATCTGTCCGGTCTACAATTATCTGATTCGCGACGGCCTGAAGATCGGGCACTATTCCATCGGGAAGGAGTATGACGGCATGTACGGGCTGGGCATACCGGGAGATCTCGATTTCTTTCTGAAACATCCGGTTTCCGAAAGGGTGAAATAG
- a CDS encoding Gfo/Idh/MocA family protein yields MKWGLIGASTIASEHMIGAIRAQSGHTVEAVLSSNAARGQDFATRNGIPHAFSDLEALLEHPGISAVYISTTNEKHVSQAMAAFAAGKHVLCEKPLALSVDDAAMMVEAAKGAGLVFATNHHLRCSGAHLAIRQMIARGRLGRVLSMRVFHAVSLPEHLRGWRIDNAAAGGGVIADITVHDADTVRFHLGEDPKTVVAQAVSSGLGRGVEDSVMSVWTMPSGIMVQSHESFTHPYAGSGIEIHGTEGSLFAQGVMTQRPTGTVTMTDRDGALQLNYDRHDLYSYGLKAFSQAIAGRGRPAADGVDGLKSLAVALAVARSAREGRAVDVDYKGY; encoded by the coding sequence ATGAAATGGGGTCTCATCGGCGCCAGCACGATCGCGTCAGAGCACATGATCGGCGCAATCCGGGCGCAGTCGGGCCACACGGTCGAGGCGGTCTTGTCCTCAAACGCCGCGCGCGGTCAGGATTTTGCGACCCGCAACGGCATCCCGCATGCCTTTTCCGATCTCGAGGCGCTTCTGGAACACCCCGGGATCTCCGCGGTCTACATCTCCACCACCAACGAGAAGCACGTATCGCAAGCCATGGCCGCCTTTGCCGCCGGCAAGCATGTGCTGTGCGAAAAGCCGCTGGCGCTCAGTGTCGATGACGCAGCGATGATGGTCGAGGCAGCGAAAGGCGCTGGCCTCGTGTTTGCCACCAATCATCATCTGCGCTGCTCCGGCGCTCATCTTGCCATTCGCCAGATGATTGCACGGGGCCGCCTCGGCCGCGTCCTGTCGATGCGGGTGTTCCATGCCGTCAGCCTGCCGGAGCATCTGCGCGGCTGGCGCATCGACAACGCGGCGGCGGGCGGCGGCGTCATCGCAGACATCACCGTCCATGACGCGGATACGGTGCGCTTTCACCTCGGCGAAGACCCGAAGACCGTTGTCGCCCAGGCAGTCTCCTCCGGCCTCGGCCGGGGCGTGGAAGACAGCGTCATGTCGGTCTGGACCATGCCTTCGGGCATCATGGTGCAGAGCCATGAAAGCTTCACCCACCCCTATGCCGGTTCCGGCATCGAGATTCACGGCACGGAGGGTTCGCTTTTTGCCCAGGGCGTCATGACCCAGCGACCGACCGGCACGGTCACGATGACCGACAGGGACGGCGCGCTCCAGCTCAACTACGATCGCCATGACCTCTACAGTTACGGCCTGAAGGCCTTCAGCCAGGCCATCGCCGGTCGCGGCCGGCCCGCCGCCGACGGCGTCGACGGGCTGAAATCGCTCGCGGTTGCGCTGGCCGTTGCCCGATCGGCGCGCGAGGGTCGGGCCGTCGATGTGGACTACAAAGGATATTGA
- a CDS encoding acyl CoA:acetate/3-ketoacid CoA transferase has translation MKSKVVSAEAAVSRIADNAVVSVSSSSGLGCPDKVLEALGARFEATGRPRRLTTLHPIAAGDMYGIKGIDHIARDGLLDRVIAGSYPSGASSLPMPEIWKMIVENRVAAYNVPSGVLFDMHRDVAAKRPGVLTQVGIDTFVDPERQGCAMNEKAEAAPIVKRVDFAGDTWLHFDNFAPDVTILRATTADEHGNLTYEHEGAYLGGLDQAIAARNNRGLVIAQVKRVTAAGSLRPHDVRVPGHLVDCIVVDPGQYQTTETLYDPAISGEIIHPLADFELAEYGVEKVIARRAAMELASGQAANLGFGICALVPRILLEEGHAGDVTWAIEQGAVGGMPLTGFAFGCASNADAFMPSPNQFTYFQGGGFDVTFLSFLEVDRKGNVNVSKLGKKPYLTAGCGGFVDITANARKIVFAGLFEAAAGLNLTSEGLFVEKPGKFSKMVEAVEHVTFSGERARENGQDVLYVTERCVMRIGDNGLVATEIMPGIDPERDIIAASGGRVSVAENATGMPLSLLSERKMGLKI, from the coding sequence ATGAAGAGCAAGGTCGTCAGCGCGGAAGCCGCCGTCAGCCGGATCGCAGACAATGCCGTGGTTTCGGTCTCGTCTTCCTCCGGTCTCGGTTGCCCGGACAAGGTGCTGGAAGCGCTCGGCGCGCGTTTCGAGGCAACCGGCCGTCCCCGGCGGCTCACCACGCTGCACCCGATTGCCGCCGGCGACATGTACGGCATCAAGGGCATAGACCATATCGCACGCGACGGTCTCCTGGACCGGGTGATCGCCGGCTCCTATCCGAGCGGCGCCTCATCGCTGCCGATGCCCGAAATCTGGAAGATGATCGTCGAAAACCGGGTCGCGGCCTATAACGTGCCCTCCGGCGTCCTGTTCGACATGCACCGCGATGTGGCGGCAAAGCGCCCGGGCGTGCTCACCCAGGTCGGCATCGACACATTTGTTGACCCTGAACGCCAGGGCTGCGCCATGAACGAGAAGGCTGAGGCGGCCCCGATCGTCAAGCGCGTCGATTTTGCCGGCGACACCTGGCTGCATTTCGACAATTTCGCCCCGGACGTGACGATCCTCAGGGCGACGACGGCCGATGAGCACGGGAATCTTACCTATGAGCACGAGGGCGCCTATCTCGGCGGTCTCGACCAGGCGATCGCCGCGCGCAACAATCGCGGCCTCGTCATCGCCCAGGTCAAGCGGGTGACGGCCGCCGGTTCGCTGCGCCCGCATGATGTGCGCGTTCCCGGGCATCTGGTGGATTGCATCGTGGTCGATCCCGGCCAGTATCAGACCACCGAAACGCTTTACGATCCGGCGATTTCCGGCGAGATCATTCATCCGCTGGCCGATTTCGAGCTTGCCGAATACGGCGTCGAAAAAGTGATCGCGCGCCGCGCCGCGATGGAGCTTGCATCCGGCCAGGCCGCCAATCTCGGCTTTGGAATCTGCGCGCTGGTGCCGCGCATCCTGCTGGAGGAAGGCCATGCGGGCGATGTCACATGGGCAATCGAGCAGGGCGCTGTCGGCGGCATGCCGCTGACCGGCTTCGCCTTCGGCTGCGCGTCGAACGCCGACGCCTTCATGCCCTCGCCCAACCAGTTCACTTACTTTCAGGGCGGCGGCTTCGACGTTACCTTCCTGTCCTTCCTCGAGGTGGACCGCAAGGGCAATGTCAATGTCTCCAAGCTCGGCAAGAAGCCTTATCTGACGGCCGGCTGCGGCGGCTTCGTCGACATCACGGCCAATGCCCGCAAGATCGTCTTCGCCGGCCTTTTCGAGGCGGCGGCCGGCCTCAACCTGACGAGCGAGGGCCTGTTCGTCGAAAAGCCGGGCAAGTTTTCAAAGATGGTCGAGGCCGTGGAACACGTCACCTTCTCGGGCGAACGCGCCCGGGAGAACGGCCAGGACGTGCTCTATGTCACCGAACGCTGCGTCATGCGCATCGGCGACAACGGCCTTGTCGCCACCGAGATCATGCCGGGCATCGATCCCGAACGCGATATCATCGCCGCCTCCGGCGGACGGGTCTCCGTCGCCGAGAATGCAACCGGCATGCCGCTGTCGCTGCTGTCCGAACGGAAGATGGGGCTCAAGATATGA
- a CDS encoding enoyl-CoA hydratase/isomerase family protein — protein sequence MSAIHLIPHGPIAELRLDNPAKLNAFTPDMLDSLEAHLSVIESDPAIRFVILTAEGDRAFCAGADINAWGDLSPGDFARFWVRDGHRRFDRLARLSKPTIAALSAHTFGGGLELAIACDIRVMAPKATIALPEPKVGIVPGWSGTQRLARLLPEPVVKEMALFGRRIGAERATALGFAAEIAEDCRACAFEIAEAALAASPYATEIVKYMIHAGAGEDRSAMVETLGSGMIAASFDKAEGVSAFREKRKPSFEGR from the coding sequence ATGAGCGCCATTCACCTGATCCCGCACGGGCCCATCGCCGAGCTTCGACTGGATAATCCGGCAAAGCTCAACGCTTTCACACCGGACATGCTCGACAGTCTCGAGGCGCATCTCTCGGTAATCGAGTCCGATCCGGCGATCCGCTTCGTCATCCTGACGGCCGAAGGCGATCGGGCCTTTTGCGCCGGCGCCGACATCAACGCCTGGGGCGATCTGTCGCCCGGCGATTTCGCCCGTTTCTGGGTGCGCGACGGACATCGGCGTTTCGACCGGCTGGCGCGGCTTTCCAAACCGACGATCGCGGCCCTTTCCGCTCACACATTCGGCGGCGGTCTCGAGCTTGCCATTGCCTGCGATATCCGGGTGATGGCGCCGAAGGCGACGATCGCGCTGCCTGAACCCAAGGTCGGCATCGTCCCTGGCTGGTCCGGCACGCAGCGCCTGGCGCGGCTTCTGCCCGAGCCGGTCGTCAAGGAGATGGCGCTCTTCGGCAGGCGGATCGGAGCGGAACGGGCGACCGCGCTCGGCTTTGCCGCCGAGATTGCCGAGGATTGCCGCGCTTGCGCCTTCGAGATCGCCGAGGCCGCGCTCGCGGCTTCGCCCTACGCGACAGAAATCGTCAAATACATGATCCATGCGGGCGCCGGAGAGGACCGCTCCGCCATGGTCGAAACGCTCGGCAGCGGCATGATCGCCGCCTCCTTCGACAAGGCCGAGGGCGTTTCGGCCTTCCGCGAAAAACGCAAACCGTCATTTGAGGGCCGCTAG
- a CDS encoding aldehyde dehydrogenase family protein: MTDLTIIPAVNHAPEPVFVARHLINGKWQASANGETFGRASPAHGQTVTAAALGGVAETEAAIAAARKAFDDGRWSRISGKERASILLKVAAFIERDLDRVAMRDTLESGKPISQAKDEIAGAVDIWRFAASLARTVSGDSHNSLGDDMLGLVLKEPVGVAAMIAPWNFPFLIVSQKLPFALAAGCTAVVKPSELTPSSAVILGELLMEAGIPDGVVNIVLGYGDPVGTTMCESESVDMVSFTGSTAVGKAIVRASAGTLKKVSLELGGKNPQVIFPDCDLDEAADAIVFGVYFNAGECCNSGSRIIVHEDIAEALTEKVVALSKKVPFGDPLDPRTKVGAIISDAHFDKIDSYVEGAKGDGAAIPLGGGALAVPGLSGRFYAPTVVTNVNSAMAVAREEVFGPVLSVLTFKTIEEAIALANSAAYGLSAGVWSNDVSTCLAFARRVQAGTVWTNTWMDGFSELPFGGVKQSGLGRELGRYGLEEYLEVKTVTMRVGRTRASWVD, from the coding sequence ATGACCGATCTTACCATCATCCCCGCTGTCAATCACGCGCCGGAACCGGTTTTCGTCGCCCGCCACCTGATCAACGGAAAATGGCAAGCATCCGCAAACGGCGAGACCTTTGGGCGCGCATCTCCCGCTCACGGGCAGACGGTGACGGCGGCAGCCCTTGGCGGCGTTGCGGAAACGGAAGCGGCAATTGCCGCCGCCCGGAAAGCCTTTGACGACGGGCGCTGGTCGCGCATTTCCGGCAAGGAACGGGCCAGTATTCTGCTGAAGGTCGCCGCTTTCATCGAGCGCGATCTCGACCGCGTCGCCATGCGCGACACGCTGGAAAGCGGCAAGCCGATTTCCCAGGCGAAGGACGAGATCGCGGGCGCAGTCGACATCTGGCGCTTTGCCGCCTCGCTCGCCCGCACGGTTTCCGGCGACAGCCACAATTCGCTCGGCGATGACATGCTCGGCCTGGTGCTGAAGGAGCCGGTCGGGGTTGCGGCGATGATCGCGCCGTGGAACTTCCCTTTCCTGATCGTCTCGCAGAAACTGCCCTTCGCCCTTGCCGCCGGCTGCACCGCCGTCGTCAAACCGTCGGAACTGACGCCATCCTCGGCCGTCATTCTCGGCGAGCTTCTGATGGAGGCCGGCATTCCCGACGGCGTCGTCAACATCGTGCTTGGCTATGGCGATCCGGTGGGAACGACCATGTGCGAGAGCGAAAGTGTCGACATGGTCTCCTTCACCGGGTCCACCGCCGTCGGCAAGGCGATTGTCCGGGCCAGTGCCGGGACGCTGAAAAAGGTCTCGCTGGAACTCGGCGGCAAGAACCCGCAGGTGATCTTTCCCGATTGCGATCTCGACGAGGCGGCCGATGCCATCGTCTTCGGCGTCTATTTCAACGCCGGCGAATGCTGCAATTCCGGCTCGCGCATCATCGTGCATGAGGACATCGCCGAGGCGCTGACCGAAAAAGTGGTTGCGCTTTCGAAAAAGGTGCCCTTCGGCGACCCGCTCGATCCGCGCACCAAGGTCGGCGCGATCATTTCGGATGCGCATTTCGACAAGATCGACAGCTATGTCGAAGGCGCCAAAGGCGACGGCGCGGCGATACCCCTTGGCGGCGGAGCGCTTGCCGTGCCGGGGTTGTCAGGCCGGTTCTACGCGCCTACAGTCGTGACGAATGTCAATTCCGCCATGGCTGTCGCACGGGAGGAGGTCTTCGGACCGGTGCTTTCGGTCTTGACGTTTAAAACGATTGAGGAGGCAATCGCGCTCGCCAACAGCGCCGCCTACGGGCTGTCTGCGGGGGTCTGGAGCAACGATGTCAGCACCTGCCTTGCCTTTGCCCGCCGCGTTCAGGCCGGCACCGTGTGGACCAATACCTGGATGGATGGATTTTCCGAACTGCCCTTCGGCGGCGTCAAGCAATCGGGCCTCGGTCGCGAGCTGGGCCGCTACGGGCTGGAGGAATACCTGGAGGTGAAGACCGTGACGATGCGCGTCGGGCGCACGCGCGCATCCTGGGTCGACTGA
- a CDS encoding ABC transporter substrate-binding protein, which translates to MRLNFARSAAMIAIVAASASATSVKAEDVEVLHWWTAGGEAAALNVLKENLQEQGIGWQDMPVAGGGGEQAMTVLRARVTGGNPPAAVQMLGFDITDWAAEGALANLNDIAAEENWDEVVPAALQKFSKYEGEWVAAPVNVHSTNWVWANKKILDELGIEQPETWDELVAAMDKVKASGKTAVAHGGQAWQDATIFDAVVMATGGPEFYQASMIDLDPDALGSDTMKEVFDRMTVIRGYVDDNFSGRDWNLASAMVINDEAAFQFMGDWAKGEFLKAGLTPDEDFLCFRFPGTQDQVTFNSDQFAFFQQGDEPTPEQAALAKAIMSPEFQSAFNVVKGSVPARTDVSDEAFDACGKKGMADLAAASESGNLFGSMAHGHANPASVKNAMYDVITAQFNGEYDSETATEELVTAVQIAQ; encoded by the coding sequence ATGCGTTTGAACTTTGCAAGAAGTGCAGCAATGATCGCCATCGTGGCGGCGTCCGCATCCGCGACTTCGGTGAAGGCCGAGGATGTGGAGGTCCTGCACTGGTGGACGGCGGGCGGTGAAGCCGCCGCGTTGAACGTGCTCAAGGAAAATCTGCAGGAGCAGGGCATTGGCTGGCAGGACATGCCGGTTGCAGGCGGCGGCGGCGAACAGGCCATGACCGTGTTGCGCGCCCGGGTCACCGGCGGCAACCCGCCGGCCGCGGTGCAGATGCTCGGCTTCGACATCACCGACTGGGCCGCCGAAGGCGCGCTCGCCAACCTGAACGACATCGCCGCCGAAGAGAACTGGGACGAGGTCGTTCCTGCGGCGCTGCAGAAATTCTCCAAATATGAGGGAGAATGGGTTGCGGCTCCCGTCAACGTCCATTCCACCAACTGGGTCTGGGCCAACAAGAAGATCCTCGACGAACTCGGCATCGAACAGCCCGAGACCTGGGACGAACTCGTCGCCGCGATGGACAAGGTGAAAGCCTCCGGCAAGACGGCCGTCGCCCATGGCGGCCAGGCCTGGCAGGACGCCACCATCTTCGACGCCGTGGTGATGGCGACCGGCGGGCCGGAATTCTACCAGGCCTCTATGATCGATCTCGATCCGGACGCGCTCGGCTCCGACACGATGAAGGAGGTCTTCGACCGCATGACCGTGATCCGCGGCTATGTGGACGACAATTTCTCCGGTCGTGACTGGAACCTGGCATCGGCCATGGTCATCAACGACGAGGCCGCCTTCCAGTTCATGGGCGACTGGGCCAAGGGCGAGTTCCTGAAGGCCGGGCTGACGCCGGACGAGGATTTCCTGTGCTTCCGCTTCCCCGGCACGCAGGACCAGGTGACCTTCAACTCCGACCAGTTCGCGTTCTTCCAGCAGGGCGACGAGCCGACGCCGGAACAGGCAGCGCTGGCCAAGGCGATCATGTCGCCGGAATTCCAGTCAGCCTTCAACGTCGTCAAGGGTTCCGTGCCGGCGCGCACCGATGTCTCGGACGAGGCGTTTGACGCCTGCGGCAAGAAGGGCATGGCCGATCTGGCCGCGGCCTCCGAAAGCGGCAATTTGTTCGGTTCCATGGCCCACGGCCATGCCAACCCGGCCTCCGTCAAGAACGCCATGTATGACGTCATCACCGCCCAGTTCAACGGCGAGTATGACAGCGAGACCGCGACCGAGGAACTGGTCACGGCGGTACAGATCGCGCAGTAA
- a CDS encoding carbohydrate ABC transporter permease codes for MASSAARRGSAGDFLRDALPKIVLSPSLAMVLIFVYGFIAFTVYLSFTDSRILPSYDLVGWKNYMNLFRLRAWTIAVKNVVIFGGLYITFCCFIGLMLAIFLDQKIRAEGFIRSIYLYPMALSFIVTGTAWKWFLDPGIGLEAVMHSWGWTSFQFNWIKSNQMAIYTIVIAAVWQTSGFVMAMFLAGLRGIDNEVLKAAQIDGASNFSLYRRIVIPQLRPAFMSAIVVLAHMAIKSYDLVIALTGGGPGRATELPATFMYSYTFTRNQMGIGATSAVIMLMSIAAIMVPYLWSELREKHQ; via the coding sequence ATGGCTTCGTCTGCAGCAAGACGAGGGAGCGCCGGAGATTTCCTGCGTGACGCCCTGCCGAAAATCGTGCTCAGTCCATCGCTGGCGATGGTGCTGATCTTCGTCTACGGCTTCATCGCCTTTACCGTCTATCTGTCGTTTACCGACAGCCGCATCCTGCCGAGCTATGATCTCGTCGGCTGGAAGAACTATATGAACCTCTTCCGGCTGAGGGCCTGGACGATCGCGGTCAAGAACGTCGTCATCTTCGGCGGGCTCTATATCACCTTCTGCTGCTTCATAGGCCTGATGCTGGCGATCTTTCTCGACCAGAAGATCCGCGCCGAAGGCTTTATCCGGTCCATCTACCTCTATCCGATGGCGCTGTCCTTCATCGTCACCGGCACGGCGTGGAAATGGTTTCTCGATCCCGGCATCGGGCTTGAGGCGGTGATGCATTCGTGGGGCTGGACCAGCTTCCAGTTCAACTGGATCAAATCGAACCAGATGGCGATCTACACCATCGTCATTGCCGCCGTCTGGCAGACCTCCGGTTTCGTCATGGCGATGTTCCTTGCGGGCCTTCGCGGCATCGACAACGAGGTGCTGAAGGCCGCCCAGATCGACGGCGCTTCCAACTTTTCGCTCTACCGGCGCATCGTCATTCCGCAACTCCGCCCGGCCTTCATGTCGGCCATCGTGGTGCTCGCCCATATGGCGATCAAATCCTACGACCTCGTGATCGCCCTGACTGGCGGCGGCCCGGGCCGCGCCACCGAGCTTCCGGCAACCTTCATGTATTCCTACACATTCACCCGCAACCAGATGGGGATCGGCGCTACCTCGGCGGTGATCATGCTGATGTCGATCGCCGCGATCATGGTGCCCTACCTGTGGTCGGAACTGAGGGAGAAGCACCAATGA
- a CDS encoding carbohydrate ABC transporter permease codes for MSSNASTQVVSTGRGARFVIYTILLIFCLYYLLPLYVMVVNSLKPLREIQAGGMMNLPDAWTIEPWKSAWSTAQIGVQATGLKPYFMNSIQMVVPAVAISTVLGALNGYVLTKWQFRGHKIIFGLLLFACFIPFQIVLIPMARILGIMGIAGSVPGLIFVHLVYGIGFSTLYFRNYYAQFPDELVRAAQIDGAGFFTIFRRIMLPSSGPIAVVCIIWQFTNIWNDFLFGASFSDFNSQPMTVALNNLVQSSTGVKEYNVHFAGAIMAALPTLLVYIVAGRYFVRGLMAGSVKG; via the coding sequence ATGAGCTCGAATGCTTCCACCCAGGTCGTCTCGACGGGGCGCGGCGCGCGCTTCGTCATCTACACGATCCTGCTGATCTTCTGCCTCTATTACCTGCTGCCGCTTTACGTGATGGTGGTGAACTCGCTCAAGCCGCTCCGCGAAATCCAGGCGGGCGGGATGATGAACCTGCCGGATGCCTGGACCATCGAGCCATGGAAAAGCGCATGGTCGACGGCGCAGATCGGCGTGCAGGCCACCGGCCTCAAGCCCTATTTCATGAACTCGATCCAGATGGTGGTGCCGGCAGTCGCGATCTCCACCGTGCTCGGCGCGCTCAACGGCTATGTGCTGACCAAATGGCAGTTCCGCGGCCACAAGATCATCTTCGGCCTGCTGCTGTTTGCCTGCTTCATTCCCTTCCAGATCGTGCTGATCCCGATGGCGCGCATTCTCGGCATCATGGGGATTGCCGGTTCCGTGCCGGGGCTGATTTTCGTGCATCTGGTCTATGGCATCGGTTTCTCGACGCTTTATTTCCGCAATTACTACGCACAGTTTCCTGACGAACTGGTGCGCGCGGCGCAGATCGACGGGGCCGGGTTCTTCACCATCTTCCGCCGCATCATGCTGCCCTCGTCCGGGCCGATCGCGGTGGTCTGCATCATCTGGCAGTTCACCAATATCTGGAACGACTTCCTGTTCGGGGCGTCCTTCTCCGACTTCAACAGCCAACCGATGACGGTGGCGCTCAACAATCTCGTCCAGTCCTCCACCGGCGTGAAGGAATACAATGTCCACTTCGCCGGCGCGATCATGGCGGCGCTGCCGACGCTTCTCGTCTACATCGTCGCCGGTCGCTACTTCGTGCGCGGCCTGATGGCCGGCAGCGTGAAAGGGTAA